A window of the Eschrichtius robustus isolate mEscRob2 chromosome 5, mEscRob2.pri, whole genome shotgun sequence genome harbors these coding sequences:
- the FAM124B gene encoding protein FAM124B, which translates to MDETREPLAMTVHLLASSGHGSLLQQTLDQLLDCICPEVRVFLVSERVSPVKYYDKCHSKRSRFPGMSVLLFLHERLGEERLFRVLDSLHHWPWQCYPTQNAQGRPCPYILANQEFYSLDNQMPVWGVRQVHCGTEVLRVTLYCSFDNYEDAIGLYEMILQREATLQKSNFCFFALYSTESFALQLSLKQLPPGVSVDPKEASVLQFKVQEIGQLVPLLPHPCVPISHTRWQTQDYDGNKILLQVQLNPGLGVRNGELAFLNGTLGADTLPQGSRLTPVSAIRTLEPRSRRSRGRRFKVGSVERPEPGGRTASDSASGTSWKSPGRSAQPSSPATDSQLPLPSLHLEPGARIKVLRRENSFEKQEAETNVDTGFTVVSSGPRQSFLSRFPRDLWTHQPPSCLSTSSLGAAASKNNRIFKESIHPLSLAGQRDLCTRTTISKCPLPLPAQGEEKEAEEFFI; encoded by the exons ATGGACGAGACGCGGGAGCCTCTGGCCATGACTGTCCACCTCCTGGCCAGCTCCGGGCATGGCTCGCTTCTGCAGCAAACCCTGGACCAGCTCCTGGACTGCATTTGCCCAGAGGTCCGTGTCTTTCTGGTGTCTGAGCGGGTCAGTCCAGTGAAATACTATGACAAATGCCACTCCAAGCGGTCCCGCTTCCCGGGGATGTCTGTTCTGCTCTTCCTGCATGAACGCCTCGGAGAGGAGCGGCTATTTCGCGTTCTTGACTCCCTACATCATTGGCCGTGGCAGTGCTACCCCACCCAGAATGCGCAGGGAAGACCGTGCCCCTATATTCTCGCCAATCAGGAATTCTATAGTCTGGACAACCAGATGCCCGTCTGGGGCGTGAGGCAGGTGCACTGTGGCACCGAGGTCCTGAGAGTGACGCTCTACTGCAGTTTTGATAACTACGAGGATGCCATCGGGCTCTATGAGATGATCCTGCAGAGGGAAGCCACCTTGCAGAAGAGCAACTTCTGTTTCTTCGCGCTCTACTCCACCGAGAGCTTTGCCCTGCAGCTCTCCCTGAAGCAGCTGCCCCCTGGAGTGTcggtggaccccaaagaggcttCAGTGTTGCAGTTCAAGGTTCAAGAGATTGGCCAGTTAGTGCCTCTTCTACCCCATCCGTGTGTCCCCATCAGCCATACCCGGTGGCAAACACAGGACTATGACGGCAACAAGATTCTCCTTCAG GTCCAGTTGAATCCAGGACTTGGTGTTAGGAATGGTGAGCTTGCTTTTCTGAATGGCACCTTGGGAGCTGACACGCTCCCCCAGGGCTCCAGGCTGACCCCTGTCTCTGCGATTAGGACCCTAGAGCCGAGAAGCCGAAGGAGCCGGGGCAGGAGGTTCAAGGTGGGGTCCGTGGAGCGGCCTGAGCCTGGTGGGCGGACAGCGTCAGACAGCGCTAGTGGCACTTCGTGGAAAAGCCCTGGccgctcagcccagcccagcagccCAGCTACGGACTCCCAGCTGCCTCTGCCTTCTCTCCACCTCGAACCCGGGGCCAGAATAAAGGTCCTCAGACGGGAAAACAGCTTTGAGAAGCAAGAGGCAGAGACGAATGTTGACACAGGATTCACCGTGGTCAGCTCTGGACCCAGGCAATCTTTTCTGAGCAGATTTCCAAGGGATCTTTGGACCCACCAGCCACCATCCTGCTTGTCAACCTCTTCCTTAGGGGCAGCTgcttccaaaaacaacagaatcttTAAGGAAAGCATTCATCCTCTGTCACTTGCTGGCCAAAGGGACCTTTGTACCAGGACGACAATCTCAAAATGCCCCCTTCCTCTGCCAGCCCAGGGtgaagaaaaagaagcagaagaattctttatatag